AGGTGTTAGTGTCCAACGTCAACAAAGCAAAGTCTTTAAACTTTCTACTACTACTGATAAAGTAGCCGTGAAAAATCTAATTAATGCTGCTTATCGTCAGGTGTTTGAGCGTGATATTAATCCTTATGTAGTGCAAACACAGTTTTCTGTGCTGGAAAGCCGTTTAGGTAACGGAGAAATTAACGTTAAAGAGTTTATTGAAGGTTTAGGCTGTTCTGAGCTATATCTCAAGGAATTCTATACTCCTTATCCCAATACTAAAGCGATCGAGCTAGGTACGAAGCACTTTTTAGGGCGCGCACCTCTAAACCAGAGAGAAATTCAGAAATACAACAAAATTCTAGCTTCTCAAGGGCTAAAAGCGTTTATTGGAGCAATGGTTAACAGCATGGAATACATTCAGGTATTTGGTGAAGATACTGTTCCCTTCCGCCGTTTTCCAACCCTGCCTGCTGCTAATTTCCCTAATACAGAGAAGCTTTACAACCGGCTTACGAAGCAAAACGATGAAATTGTTATTCCTAGTTTTGAACCAACTAAGCTGAACGTATAAAACTGAAGTAATCTGCATTATTAAGTAATCAATATCTGTGATTGGTAAACTCAGTTCCTTATTAACTGAAGACTCAAAAAATCACCTACATGATATTGGTTACTTATCTCCTATTCCTTAAGGCTAAAAAGGGTCTAGCGAAAGAAGCTTCGACCAAGAAAGGTCGACAGGATCTAACATTAAATTCTGTTAAGGTAAACTAATAAACCTCAACAAAATATTAGATGATAGTTAGGTTGGGTTATCGCTCAAATAAAAAATTAGCCTTTTGAGATCGGCAATACTGCTAACTCAAGGGCATTTTAAAAGCAAAAGTTAGCGTAGAGCAATATTTATCCTTAATTACGTTATGTATTGACTCTATGTAAAAGTTTGTTAAGGCAGTAGCTACTTTTTGCGCATTAGTTTGGGCAAGCTGCAATACTAATTTGTAGCTAAAAGTTGAAAACTGGGTAACAAAACAAAGTAACCTATTATCCAGAGGGATTTGACTAGCAACAGCCAAGCGTAGATTTTAAACATAGAACCTAAGTTTAGTTGCACAGCCTTATTTAACTATGCTTAAAGCTGAAAGCTCAGGCTAAATGCTTAATCGTGGTTTGAAGGGCGGCTAGAAATCTTGTTCAGATAAAACTATCGACTTAAAGATAGCTTGTTAATTATTTGATTTCATTGTATTGGGAGGAATCCATCGATGAGTATAGTCACGAAATCCATCGTGAACGCCGATGCAGAGGCTCGTTACTTGAGTCCTGGCGAATTAGAAAGAATTAAATCTTTTGTCACAACTGGCGAAAGCCGTTTACGTATTGCTCAAACTCTAACTGAGTCTCGTGAGCGTATCGTTAAACAGGCTGGCGATCAGTTATTTCAAAAGCGTCCTGATGTTGTTTCTCCTGGCGGTAACGCCTATGGTGAAGAAATGACAGCAACCTGTCTTCGTGACATGGACTACTACTTACGCCTAATTACTTATGGTGTAGTAGCTGGTGATGTAACTCCAATTGAAGAAATTGGTTTAGTTGGTGCCAGAGAGATGTACAAGTCTTTAGGTACTGACGTTGGTGCTATGGCTCAAAGCATCCGTGAAATGAAAAACGTAGCTACTTCTATGATGTCTGGTGATGACACTAGTGAAGCTGCTTCTTATTTCGATTACGTTATCGGAGCTATGCAGTAAGTATTTAATTTATACTTTGCTGATATACCAGTAACAAACTTTTTCAAACAACACACTAACTTATCAGTGTTAAATAATTTAAGACTAGGTGAGATAAGGAAACAAAACTATGCAAGACGCAATTACCTCTGTAATTAATTCAGCTGATGTTCAAGGCAGATACCTCGATGGTGCTGCTATGGACAAGTTAAAAAGCTATTTTCAAACTGGTCAACTAAGAGTCCGTGCAGCCAGCGTAATTAGTGCTAACGCAGCTAGCATCGTTAAAGAAGCAGTAGCAAAGTCATTGCTATATTCTGATGTTACTCGTCCTGGTGGCAATATGTACACCACTCGTCGCTATGCAGCTTGTATTCGCGACTTAGACTATTACCTTCGTTATTCTACCTACGCAATGCTAGCTGGAGATCCTTCCATTCTAGATGAGCGTGTACTTAACGGTTTGAAAGAAACTTATAACTCTTTAGGAGTTCCTGTTTCTTCTACAGTTCAAGCTATCCAAGCTATGAAAGAAGT
This DNA window, taken from Pleurocapsa sp. FMAR1, encodes the following:
- the apcB gene encoding allophycocyanin subunit beta — encoded protein: MQDAITSVINSADVQGRYLDGAAMDKLKSYFQTGQLRVRAASVISANAASIVKEAVAKSLLYSDVTRPGGNMYTTRRYAACIRDLDYYLRYSTYAMLAGDPSILDERVLNGLKETYNSLGVPVSSTVQAIQAMKEVTASLVGADAGKEMGVYFDYICSGLS
- a CDS encoding globin family protein, whose translation is MSIVTKSIVNADAEARYLSPGELERIKSFVTTGESRLRIAQTLTESRERIVKQAGDQLFQKRPDVVSPGGNAYGEEMTATCLRDMDYYLRLITYGVVAGDVTPIEEIGLVGAREMYKSLGTDVGAMAQSIREMKNVATSMMSGDDTSEAASYFDYVIGAMQ